GCTAAATATTATTGTTTATCCAATTTTAACACTAATTGTGCAAATTGCACCTCTATGGTATCATCGATACCCTCTATTAAGGAATCCAACCCCGTATTTGAAACCAATAATTGTCCAGATGCGCTTATCAGGCAGGACATACTTAATCCTTGTTCTATATGGGTAATGGTTGCTTTAAATTGTGATTTAAAAGATTTCCCTTGATAAGTAATAACTATTAGCCAATTAAATTTGATAGGGTCGTGCCGTTTTGACAAAAAATCCTGTGATGGAATTGTACCAGTAAACCGAAGCATTAATGGGTCTTCCTGTTCTTGTAAAATGGCATTGATTTTAGAACTATTTGTTGATAAAGATTTGAGGTCAAGGACGCCGTTTACGACTTTGGAATCATAATCAAGATATAGTGCCAATTTATGGCTTTCTGCCTTGATGGGTTTATCATCAACCAAAGTCATCATCATAATATGACCTTCTTCAGTTGTATAAACTTTTTGGGCGTTTACCTTATAATAACTAACCAACAAGATTATTAAAAAACAATGTTTAATATTCATAATTCCCATCTTTACTTGTATAATTAAAAAAAGCAGCTTCTACTTTTGCTTTTAATGCTATTAATCATTTTGCCTTAAAAAAGCATCATAAAAGCTGCCTGCTATTAATTAAGTTTTCACTTAATATATTTTAAATAAAAAATTTCGCTCTTTCCTGTAACGATTTACCGCTACTTGTTATCTATATCCTTTTTTCTTTTACCGAAATAATAAATCAGCGCAACACTTGCACCTAATAAACCAAACAGCGTGTTCTCAAAAATTTGATTTCCATTGATATTCAAAATTTCAATGACATTGTTTATTAAATATTGCCACCAATTAATTTCATAATTCTGTCTGCTAAACGTGAAAATTGTTACCCCAAAAGGTTGAAGGATAAAAACACCTACTGCAAACCCAATTAAAATGGTAATAAGAATGTTTTTTTTATTCATCGCCTGTCTTTTACGGTTATAAACTTTACTGGCTTTCAATCCAATTTTTGGCGTCTTCCTTTTGGTCTAAATTGAAATACTTAATTTCTGCGTTGGTAAAAGGCTTCATAAATTGGGTTATCCAATTCTGCCATTTTTTATCTCCAACCATAGCAATCTTTTCATAGTCCCTGGCGTGGGCTGTGTCCATTTTAAGGTCTTCCCATAAACCAGGTAAATCCCAACCCGTGAAGTTGTCCATCTCAAAATACCAACGGACTTTCATTCCCTTGTCCAGTATGGCGTGGATAAGTGGATGGATTTTTTCTATATCTTCTTTTCTCAATTTGCCCGAAGCTTTTGTTGCAACAATATTTTTTTCTTTTAATTCGATTATCTGTAACATTTTATATAGTTTTTAATTGATAATTATCCTTCTAAATCGTAAAACCATTCTTCCGCCCTTATGATGCCTTCCGATAAAGCTTCTTTTGCTGAAATATCTTTTTTTTCAATTAGTTATTTTGCTATGGACAGGGCTTTTTTACGGACAATAGGATTTAAGGCATCTAGGTCAGTTTTAAAATCTTCGAACATCCAATCCATAGCTTCATTTTAATGGTTAAAAAGTTCCTTTTCTTTTTCAGGGTCTATTTCATCCTTTGACTTTTTGTCCAAAAAATAATCAAGCACAATACCCACGATAATAGCACCTACGAACGCTGCATAAACCTGCCAATTAAATTGGATTATCAGTGATAGACTTATAAGTATCGCCAAAATGGGTAAAATCGGCACTCGTCTTATAGCCAAAGGAACTTTAAATGGTCGTTCTTGCTCTGGTGCTTTAAACCGAAGCACGATAAGTGCGACATTTACGGCAACAAAAACAAGCAAAGCACCCAATGACGACATTCCTGCAACAATCTTAATATCGCCCAACAATAAAAATCCGGCAACTGCTGCCATAACTATAATGGTAGTGACCCACGGTACTTTCTGTGCATTGGTTTTGGTCATAAACTTTGGAAGTTCGCCCACGCTTGCCATTCCAAAAAGCAATCTACTTATGGATATGATACCACTAAAAGCAGCATTAGCCGTAGCAAAAAGTGCAGCAATAGCCAATACCACAGGCAACCAATTGTTGAGATTGGAAGCTGCAAGCGATAGTGGCGAATCCACATTTGCCAAAGCGGAAGGGTCTGCAATGTTCAAAACCGTAAAAGCAATAAATAAGTAAATTGTAGTAGTTATTACCATAGTCATTAAAAATGCGCGGGGTATTGTTTTTCCCGGGTTCTTAACTTCCGAACCCAAAGCTGCCATATGTTCAAAACCGGTATAGATAAAGAACAATGTAGCTGTGGCCGCCAAAGTTCCAGAAATCGATTCCACCTGAAAGAATTCTGCTTTGGGTGGACCAGTTTCCAAAAGCCCAAATACTATCAATAATAACAATCCCAAAAGTTGAATGCTGACCATAATAATATTTGCTGTCGACGATTTTGTGATGCCTGTAATACTAATTAATGACAACACCAATAAAATGCCATAACTTATTAGAAGAGAGGGCATATTAAAAAACGTATTGAAATATCCCGAAAAGGCAAGTAGCACCGCTGCAATTGTGGCCGAACTATGAAACGCAATCGTCCAACCTGTTAGAAACGATGGAATGTCGATTTTTGGAAACGCTTTCCGTACAAAAATGAATTCCGCACCGGCGTTGGGATAGGTAGAGGATAACTCTGCATAGGACATTGCCGAGACACTTGCTGCAATGGCAGCAAAGATAAAACTTAACCAGAGGTCTGTTCCCGCTTGTCCAGCTGCTGCGCCGATTACCGTGTAAATTCCTGCGCCCACAATGGTGCCAACGCCATAAAAAGTGAGTCGAAGTGTTCCCAATGATTTTTTTAATTCTGCCATATTTTTTAGTTAAAGAGGGTGAAAGAAACCTGAACTGGACCATTGGGCGCAAGGGTTCAAGGTTCAAGTACTCCCACCTGTTATTTTTTCCTGCATTTTTCACATATTCCTTTCAAAACCAAGTTCACATCGTTCACTTCATAATCGTCTGGCAGGCTTTCTTCCGATATTTTATTTGGTAAACAGATGGTTTTCCTACAAACGGTACAATGAAAGTGCATATGTAAATCTGTACCGTATTTACCTTTGGCATTTTCATCAGAAATCGCATATTTTGCCACTCCGACCCCATCATTAATCTGATGAATCAACCCTTTATCCTCAAAAATCTTGAGATTGCGATAAAAGGTAGTTCTGTTTGCTGTTTTATTGGTTTCGCTCTTTTGAACAAACGCCTTTTTCAAATCGGAAAAGGACATGGCACTTTGTTTCCTTTTCAG
Above is a window of Bizionia sp. M204 DNA encoding:
- a CDS encoding APC family permease, yielding MAELKKSLGTLRLTFYGVGTIVGAGIYTVIGAAAGQAGTDLWLSFIFAAIAASVSAMSYAELSSTYPNAGAEFIFVRKAFPKIDIPSFLTGWTIAFHSSATIAAVLLAFSGYFNTFFNMPSLLISYGILLVLSLISITGITKSSTANIIMVSIQLLGLLLLIVFGLLETGPPKAEFFQVESISGTLAATATLFFIYTGFEHMAALGSEVKNPGKTIPRAFLMTMVITTTIYLFIAFTVLNIADPSALANVDSPLSLAASNLNNWLPVVLAIAALFATANAAFSGIISISRLLFGMASVGELPKFMTKTNAQKVPWVTTIIVMAAVAGFLLLGDIKIVAGMSSLGALLVFVAVNVALIVLRFKAPEQERPFKVPLAIRRVPILPILAILISLSLIIQFNWQVYAAFVGAIIVGIVLDYFLDKKSKDEIDPEKEKELFNH
- a CDS encoding Fur family transcriptional regulator, coding for MLKMTKTEKTLLNRGIRPTQMWSKIYKFLKRKQSAMSFSDLKKAFVQKSETNKTANRTTFYRNLKIFEDKGLIHQINDGVGVAKYAISDENAKGKYGTDLHMHFHCTVCRKTICLPNKISEESLPDDYEVNDVNLVLKGICEKCRKK
- a CDS encoding STAS/SEC14 domain-containing protein yields the protein MLQIIELKEKNIVATKASGKLRKEDIEKIHPLIHAILDKGMKVRWYFEMDNFTGWDLPGLWEDLKMDTAHARDYEKIAMVGDKKWQNWITQFMKPFTNAEIKYFNLDQKEDAKNWIESQ